Proteins found in one Triticum aestivum cultivar Chinese Spring chromosome 4D, IWGSC CS RefSeq v2.1, whole genome shotgun sequence genomic segment:
- the LOC123100763 gene encoding 60 kDa jasmonate-induced protein, translating into MAAFLLFLLLALAASNSEHGGAVAAADDPPAALTILTLRGSPENTSLAVQTHDLSLAGFTDESLHWHAFPGHEHLIPTSKPLPFGSSYSELIGGLANLPGLPLGRDAMMRAVRVLSAYDPAADAEPVKRALAAVKVMICEAGRLKPIRETVRSGWDTGARVAPEHLPYIEHWDTMSYEIIRANRTGKWEDGPFTKMLETQANIRSKEEAVAVMNMLIDADFEQVLKAHAIPINLE; encoded by the coding sequence ATGGCAGCGTTCCTCCTATTCCTCTTACTCGCTCTCGCCGCCAGCAACAGCGAGCACGGAGGAGCAGTTgctgccgccgacgacccacctGCCGCCCTTACCATCCTGACACTGCGCGGTAGCCCCGAAAACACCTCCCTGGCCGTGCAGACCCACGACCTCTCCCTCGCCGGCTTCACCGACGAGAGCTTGCACTGGCACGCCTTCCCAGGCCACGAGCATCTGATCCCCACGTCCAAGCCCCTCCCGTTCGGCAGCAGCTACAGCGAGCTCATCGGCGGCCTCGCCAACCTGCCGGGCCTGCCGCTAGGGCGGGACGCCATGATGCGCGCCGTCCGTGTGCTCTCCGCCTACGACCCGGCCGCCGACGCAGAGCCGGTCAAGCGGGCTCTGGCGGCGGTGAAGGTGATGATCTGTGAGGCTGGGCGGCTGAAGCCCATCAGAGAGACCGTCAGAAGCGGATGGGACACCGGTGCCCGCGTCGCCCCCGAGCACCTGCCCTACATCGAGCACTGGGACACCATGTCCTACGAGATCATCCGCGCCAACCGCACGGGCAAATGGGAAGACGGGCCCTTCACCAAGATGCTGGAGACCCAGGCCAACATCCGcagcaaggaggaggcggtggcggtgatGAACATGCTGATTGATGCGGACTTCGAGCAAGTGCTCAAGGCTCACGCCATCCCGATCAACTTAGAGTAA
- the LOC123100764 gene encoding 60 kDa jasmonate-induced protein: MDGSTVNRLVILFLLVLVLATSNSEHGHAGAVDAGNVVVVRVRLIGRGPDDKTTVAVQRHDLSFAGFTDGSGHWHAFPGLEHLFPTSTTLPFGSSYSDLIGGLANLPGVPLGREAMLEAIRVLSAYRPGADVEPVKRALAAMKVVMCEAQRVRPIKETLNDGWDTGAHVAPEHLPYIEHWDTMSYEILRSNITGKWDGPFTNMLETEANIHSKEEALAVVGVLRSVDFEQVIEAHASPI; encoded by the coding sequence ATGGACGGATCCACCGTCAACCGACtcgtcatcctcttcctcctcgtacTTGTCCTCGCCACCAGCAACAGCGAGCATGGACACGCAGGAGCCGTTGATGCGGGCAACGTCGTCGTCGTCCGGGTCCGGCTAATCGGCCGCGGCCCGGATGACAAGACCACCGTCGCTGTGCAGAGACACGACCTCTCCTTCGCCGGCTTCACCGACGGCAGCGGCCATTGGCACGCCTTTCCTGGCCTTGAGCATCTCTTCCCCACGTCCACGACGCTCCCGTTCGGCAGCAGCTACAGCGACCTCATCGGCGGCCTCGCGAACCTGCCGGGCGTGCCGCTAGGGCGGGAGGCCATGCTGGAGGCCATCCGCGTGCTCTCCGCCTACCGCCCCGGGGCCGACGTGGAGCCGGTCAAGCGGGCGCTGGCGGCGATGAAGGTTGTGATGTGCGAGGCCCAGCGGGTGAGGCCCATCAAAGAGACCCTCAACGACGGATGGGACACCGGTGCCCACGTCGCCCCCGAGCACCTGCCCTACATCGAGCACTGGGACACCATGTCCTACGAGATCCTCCGCTCCAACATTACGGGCAAGTGGGACGGGCCCTTCACCAACATGCTGGAGACGGAAGCCAACATTCACAGCAAGGAAGAGGCGCTCGCCGTCGTCGGGGTGCTCCGGAGCGTTGACTTCGAGCAAGTGATTGAGGCTCACGCTTCCCCGATCTAA
- the LOC123099216 gene encoding probable nicotianamine synthase 2 — MAAQNNKEVDALVEKITGLHAAIAKLPSLNPSPDVDALFTELVTACVPPSPVDVTKLGPGAQEMREGLIRLCSEAEGKLEAHYSDMLAAFDNPLDHLGMFPYYSNYINLSKLEYELLARYVPGGIAPARVAFIGSGPLPFSSFVLAARHLPDTMFDNYDLCGAANDRASKLFRADTDVGARMSFHTADVADLAGELAKYDVVFLAALVGMAAEDKAKVIAHLGAHMADGAALVVRSAHGARGFLYPIVDPQDITLGGFEVLAVCHPDDDVVNSVIIAQKSKDVHVSGLHSGRAVGGQSARGTVPVVSPPCRFGEMVAEVTQKREEFANAEVAF, encoded by the coding sequence ATGGCTGCCCAGAACAACAAGGAGGTGGATGCCCTGGTGGAGAAGATCACCGGCCTCCACGCCGCCATCGCCAAGCTGCCGTCGCTCAACCCATCCCCGGACGTCGACGCGCTCTTCACTGAGCTGGTCACGGCGTGCGTTCCCCCGAGCCCGGTGGACGTGACCAAGCTCGGCCCGGGGGCGCAGGAGATGCGGGAGGGCCTCATCCGCCTTTGCTCCGAGGCCGAGGGGAAGCTGGAGGCGCACTACTCCGACATGCTTGCCGCCTTCGACAACCCTCTGGATCACCTCGGCATGTTCCCCTACTACAGCAACTACATCAACCTCAGCAAGCTTGAGTACGAGCTCCTGGCGCGCTACGTGCCCGGTGGCATCGCCCCTGCCCGCGTCGCCTTCATCGGCTCCGGCCCACTCCCGTTCAGCTCCTTTGTCCTGGCCGCGCGCCATCTGCCCGACACCATGTTCGACAACTACGACCTGTGCGGTGCGGCCAACGACCGTGCCAGCAAGCTGTTCCGTGCGGACACGGACGTGGGCGCCCGCATGTCGTTCCACACGGCCGACGTAgcggacctcgccggcgagctCGCCAAGTACGACGTGGTCTTCCTGGCCGCACTTGTTGGCATGGCCGCCGAGGACAAGGCGAAGGTGATCGCACACCTCGGCGCACATATGGCGGACGGTGCGGCTCTCGTCGTGCGCAGCGCTCACGGGGCACGCGGGTTCCTGTACCCGATCGTCGACCCCCAGGACATCACCCTAGGCGGGTTCGAGGTGCTGGCCGTGTGCCACCCAGACGACGACGTGGTGAACTCCGTCATCATCGCACAGAAGTCCAAGGACGTGCATGTGAGTGGACTTCACAGTGGGCGTGCTGTGGGTGGACAGTCTGCTCGCGGCACGGTGCCGGTGGTCAGCCCGCCGTGCAGGTTCGGTGAGATGGTGGCGGAGGTGACGCAGAAGAGAGAGGAGTTCGCCAACGCCGAAGTGGCCTTCTGA